From Aspergillus luchuensis IFO 4308 DNA, chromosome 2, nearly complete sequence:
GTCCAAGGTCTGCCCGCTGGGAGATTGAGTAATGGTCGCTTCATCGGTAAGCCCTAAATCTTGACATAACTTGACTGCCATTCCTACGACCCAATATGCCGCTGTCCTTGTTGGCGTGAGCATGGAGTATTGAGCAATCAGGGCAAGGCATTGCAAAGATCGAAGGTCCATTCGTTTTAACGACGGTTCCAAGTATGGCAGCGCCGCAAGGTAATAACTGTCCGCCAAGCCTGCGTAAGCAGTGCTCATCTTTTGCATGCTGATGGCTATCACCATGCGTAATTGGAAATTATGGCAGGGATCATTAGACCCGTTAAGCacctcttcggcttcttcgcgGAAGGTAGGCTCGTGCAAGGTCGGAAGCATTGCCTGGGCTAAACGGCAAGTCAACCATGACTGTACAGCTGCATAGGATAGAATGCGAACGTACCCTTGACTACAAAGACATCAATAAGTCTGTATGTTATGTGTCTTGGTGGTAAAGTAGGCTGCGGCGTTGAACTGATCATGGGATACACCTTTGACGTTGGCTTGGAGCTCTCTTGTGCAAAGGCATCTTTTATCTCCTGCGCTGTCATTTCAGGAACGACGTCTTTGATGCTTTTGGAATCTGTATTTTGCTTGGCCAGTTCCATAACGAGGCGCGTGATCGCAATACCGCTGGACGGTCCCAAATATCTCGACTCGTCATTCTCCTTGAAGCGAATGCGACCTGCCCCGCGCACCATGAGCTCCGCGTCCGCTGCATGTTGAAACTGTCTCTCGACTTCAGCAAGCTCGCTCTCTAACCGACGAGCTTTTTCTCGGAGTGAGACAATATGATCCCTTGATAATGTCCTTTGAGACGCCGAATCGTAAAAGACACACTTGGCGTTGACGCGTTCGCATGGTGAGCATCGAGGGATTCCGGGATCACACCTAGATTTACGCTGTACAAGAGTCAGAATCTTTTTGTTTTCGAGCAAGCGAGATAAATCAAGGAGTACATGGTAGAGAACGCGGAATCACGTATAAACAAAGTCAGCGATAGAGTAAGAGACACTACGTACATGTCTGCACCGCGTACAAGCAGTCAACGTATGCGCAATCCGGCTATCAGGGGTATGAACAGACGGCTCTGAAATTGTTGATGGAGAGTCCGACCAGGGGTTGGTGAATTGTGGGCGGGAGCTTGAGGAGTTTAAATGTGTGGCCATTGTGGTATGTTGTGCAGGAGCACCCCTATATTAGGTTGACCGAAGGTTTGCAAGTTTAGCCGAAAGAATCATCAACGTTGCATTCTATGTATCGCATAAAGCCTTAGAAAATTGGGAAGCTTTTGAGAGGTCTGATCCGAGCGTCAGGCACACGCGACTGTGGAAATTTGAAGGGGCACTTGAGGAACGAGCACGTTCGACATGTTCAGGGTTCGCTCTGACATGCACCAGCTGCTAGGAGTAGGCGGGCAATACCTGCACAGATCTAGGGGTGGGGGGTCTTGTACAGGTTGAAGAGCTCAGCTAGCACCTCACACGAATTCCAACTCACGGTACCCGTTCAGACATTGACAAGAAACACAAGATATGCAGTTGCGAATTTGAAATGGGGCGCAAAGGAGGGGGTGAGGTGGAAACTGAAGTGAAGCAGGCCTCGGTCCACCTCCCGCCTGGATCGACGGCACGCTAAAGAGCGCCCCGATGACCGACCGTCGCACTTACCAGGACTACGGCCACCCACAGCTGCCCCTTGCGAACACTGGCCTCGAAATTGACGGGTGGGACAAATTCCACCCCGGTGggcctctttctccccctcccctctcctccgtaCCGGACAATTTTCTGAATGGAAATGATGGCTTCGCGATCCGTAATTCAGTCAGATTATTTTGAATTTCCGGTGGCTGTGAGAAAAATAGAGAGGGAGAGCTTATAGTAGGTCGGAAGTTTCACGGACACGAGGATACATATACTGATGACCTAGCACATAAGTAAAAAAAGTATGCATAACCTTTCTCGGGGATCTGCGGTGGCGGATGATCTAGTATCAATTACTACTGGGGTTCCTCTAATAATTTGGGAAGGgggcagtagcagtagtaaaTTACCAGTACTACCTATCTAGTACTATCAACTAGTTAGCCTCAGTCCTCTTCGAAGGTGAGGTGAGTCTGTAGGAAATAACACTGTAGGAGCCTTGAAGTCATTAAACTAGATGAGCCGCGCTCTTCGAGTACGCACAAAAATGAATAGTGTGGATGAGGTAACTATCGAAGAGATAGCCATCACAACTCTCGAGATAGTAAGCCTTACATCGGTTGGTTGCCTGCTTTGGTCGTACATGGCATCgatactattatttacttactGCCATGACATAAGTACTACGGAGTAAATTCTGTCCTTTCTTTGTCAGTCCTAATTTCTCAGCAATAGTAAGTCCCTTGGCAAGTCTACTCGTCAACACTCTTTGCATAGTTGTAGTTCGGACCAGAGCCGACAAGTCTACCAACATATTATGGGGAGCCTCCAGAGGAATTCCGCGGGATTAAAATCCAGAGAGTCTAGCCCCCTTTGGGAGATATGGTAGATGGCATTCAAGATTAACATGCCATGGATGCAGAGTCGCGAAAATGAaagaggcgaagaggatctTAACGCCATGGTCGGAACCGGTTTGTTGGTTCATCTGATCCAAGCTTCGGAAAGCTATCCCAAAAGGGTATATGGGTAAGCACGGGCGGGTGTCTGCAAATGCCTCTAATGAGTTAGAACTTCTGCTAGTAATTTGTGTTGAtcaactactagttagtagtcaCTACCGTCATGATTGATTTTCTGACTGAGGACTTCGAAGACTAACAACCCCGTATTGACTAGACTGCTCCTCAGTTCGAATGAATATGACGAGGATAGAAATACTGGGTGTAGCATTTCGCAACTAATACACCACACTCTGTTGGAAGATTGACTGGCTTACAGTACAAACGTCTACGAGCGGACAACAGAGGGTGTAAAAATTAGTTTAGCGCCCCGAACAACAAAAATTTAATGCAAGGATTCTGGTTGCATAATTCCAGCCACTGCGACATCGGCAGTTATTGCTACAGACAGACCTTCTGTTGCGACATATCATGACACTGACGAGCTCATAAAAACTGACTTATGTATCCCTTTCACGAATTCCGAGACGTCAGTGTGGACATtttcttcccacccccctgGTCAATCAGCACCTTTcttttggggaggggggaatagGGGGAGTAAGTAGGCACTACaatagatactagtagtagtcctATTTTCTGTTCTGGACCGGCCAAATGCCGGGTGTTGCAGCATGAAGATCACTAATACGGACACCGTACTAGCACCGGCTGACCGAAGCTTTCCCGCTAGATTATGCATGACACTCAAGCGGACGCCTCACAAGTAAAGTGTAGGGTGAGAGCTAATACAACGGATGAGGTAGATATAAAACTGCATACTAGGGCTGGATCTTGCTTCAACAAGCACAGCTCTGGTCCCGAGTGGTTTCCAAGAAATTTGCGTAGGGAGAAAAAATCCAGCCCCCATTGCGCgtgggggaggtggagaccACTTGGGGGGCAATGAAAGGAGGGGCGTGAGCAGGAGCCAGCCTTGGAGCCAGCCTTGACCGGAAAATGTTTGTGTGGCACCCAATGACAGTAAGCGGTTCACAAGCAAAACCGTTCGGGCCAGATGTCCGTGGTGGTgccggtggtgctggtgctgcttgGTGTCCGGGCGGGTGGTTACCTTACGAATTGTTTTGATAAGAAAGACACTTGAAGccaacccctcccttcccattTTACCCATATCTAATTTTCAACAGCCACTGGTAGCCTCCAACTTGTCAACAATATTGCGAGTCTATCAACTGCTAGTATAGCCTGAACACTCGGAATTCAATCTCATTAAAAAGGCGATCAGTGAGCAACGAGAACGAAGGCTAATAGGGGAAGGCCCGCCAAACAGTCAACGACGACGACTAAGGTACTTTCTACTTGACTTTAGTACTGACTAGGTATACGGGGCTGACGGGTACGGTACGaaccccctccttccccccctgcTTTTGCACTAGCTCGTGACCCTAATTGCGTACCAGAGCCTGCGGTACTTGTCTTTTCCTCCCTTCCACCCTCTACGACTGGCTCATCTGCTCCCAGTCTAGGcttagtagcagcagcactaCGATTTCCTGAGATATCGATACCTCTCGCTTAACGGTGATTTGTCtcttacttcttcttttgagttttttattttttctgttCCGACCTCTATACCCACAACGGTTGTACTGCTTGGGAAAGTTTAACACCCGTCAGCCCTCTCTGTACTCGGGGCAGTTTGAACCCCTCTCGCTACTTTGCCCGTTCAGCCAGCCTCCCCCGCCAGGTTTCGGGCTAACTTGATAGCGCTAGTGCCTGGTGAGTAATCTGCCTTTGAGTTCTAGTCCTTAAAGCCATATACATACCTAGGCAGGGCCACCAGCCAAGAAGAAGTCAAAAACGAAGGAAACATGGAGTTGAAAAGTTGTGTTTTCCCCAACTATCCTGCCGTCGTATATTAGTTAGATGACTGCAATACGCGCGATAAATCCGATGCGAGGAGCTCTCGCTGAACACCACTGAGTTCTTCCTGCATGCTAATAGTAACCGAACAGATATACGTCTGAGcgcctctttttctttttaacaAAGCGACTTGTGCTGctcatccttccttctttaTCAACAAGGTAGGTACCTATTATGATCTGCTCATATTGTGCTGTCACGAGTTTAACAGCTTGGCCGACAGGGCAGGACTCGAGTCAAAGCTAGCCTTTCGACTGGCGAATAATCTATTCCCTCTCTAGTACGATATAGAGAATATGTATTATTAGCATGTCGGGTACCTCATTCTTGGACAGACCGCTCCTCAAAGTCAGTCGACCTGTGGCTGCTTGCTCAAGATGTCGAACGGCCAAAATCAAATGTGACGGGAAGCTTCCGGCCTGCTCCGCATGCGAAAGGGTTGGTAAAGCGAGCACCTGCTCTGGCGCAAGTGATGAATTTGccagaggaaaggaaagaagctATGTCGCCTCTTTGGAGGGATACTGCGAAAgactggaaaagaaaattgcAGATCTTCGTCGCCTGAAAACATCATTATCTGTGGATGAAAGGGGTGTCGCCCATCAGAGTTCAATCACATCTATTTCCTCAGCAGGTGCTGTCGCACAGGAAGGTGGCAAAGAAGTCACTGACATCGATGACCTCGTGGGTGATTTTGGCTTCTTGTGAGTGGTCACTGAGATTAGCTTGATGCTTCTGGGACTGACATTGATCAGGTCCGTCAATGCGACTTCGAGAGACTTCCATGGGATTACTTCCAATACTTCTTTCGCcaaccttcttctgtccCTGTCACAAGCCGAGTCGATACCAAGACTACCGGCGCAGTCATTACCGCCGCGCAATGAAATACTGAACTTACTACAACATTATTTCGACAACATCTACATACAGCTTCCATTCTTCGTCGAAACGAGCTTCTGGACCTCTGTAGATGCGGTCTACCAAGCTGGGGGGCGCTTTGCCAAGCCTTTTGACAAGTGGATCTTGCATATGGTCTTAGCCACAGCGTCTGCGTCTCTCTCCCTCAAGATCGGTGATACCAGTCATCGCAGAGCGTTATCTCATATTTCAATGGCAATGAATCAGGCCGAGGACGTCATCCGCCCCGGTACTATAGCCGGTATCCAGTCAATCCTACTGCTTGCCCAATATTCCTTATTCGACCCCCAACACTTTCGCAGCTGGTATCTGGTAGGGATGGCTGTTAGAGTAGCAGTCGACCTAGGCCTACACCAGGACCCGCCTTTGGATGTTCAGTCAGCCTCAGAGCAGCTGGACCTGCGTCGCCGTGTCTTCCATTGTGTTTACTGCTTAGACAGGTATGTTGAATGATTCTAGACCCGTACTAGATACTTGAGCTAACGAAGGAACTCAATCTCGCTTCTGAAGAGGAATAAGCACTGCCTTTGAAAGAACCTTCTCGTTCTCAGACGAGTCCGTCGATGTTGCTTTGCCATCTTCTGCCACATCCTTAGGGGCTTCGCTAACCGAAAAGAGCCATATATTTTTACGGAGCTCAGAGCCTGCGTGGCACATTGTCAAAATCCGCCAGATACTGTCGGAGGGCTACCAGAGAAAATATTTCCATGAACACGAGACTTCTCTTCAAGCTCCGGCCTCGACGTGGGCTCTCTGCTCAAAAGCATATGAGTGGTTTGGTAAATTCCCGAGTAATGTACCAAACCACTTCCCTATCCTGTACCGGTTGGAGCTATCATACACGATCGTCGTGATTCTTTCTGCTAGCGACGAACCGACCGCACTATGTGATTACAGCAGAATTGTTCTGTTCCATTGCTGCATGCAGTACATTAACGAACTTTATGAGGTGCTGAAGAACCCTACTTGGTTGCCTTTGATGACCTTCCTGGATATCCAGAGGACGTATCAAGTTGGTCGACGATTCATACGAGATGTAACAGAAAACCAGGACCTTCTCTTGGACCCGTCGATACCCGCATTACCCTCCATCCCTCCGGAGACCCCGGAACAGCTGATATTGAGTGGTGAAGATTGTATGAGCTTTTACGCGCGCGCCTCGGAATGTCTTTTGCAGATCAACAATCTCCTCCAATATGGTGCAAGCAAGTGGGGAGCGACCGGTATATTTGGGGAATTCCAGCAAATGTCCGAACCCGCTCGGAGCCGTCTTTTACATGCATCGAACCCATACCTGGCGGGCTCTACAGCCTATATGGCTGGCTACTCTACGATGGTGCCTGCAGGAACAGGATACCTAGGCTTTGATATTGGATAAACTGGCCCTCGGCGAGGGCCAAGGCAAGGGATGTCTGCTTCATAATTCTCCAATAATGCCTTATTCTATGCCCTTGTGTTTTGGTAATATTgtatgatttttttttttctttctttttctggttGCACATGTTATATGTGAGCGAGGTGATGTCGGATAACGATAGTACTCGGAGAAAAAGTGACCTTACCCTCTATGTGTATTGTATCTtgatcttccttttcccttcgcCTCTTACTCTGTGGGATGCCTTCAGAGATTGCATGTACTTGAATGACAGTCGGTAGCAGGGAGAACTTGGGCGGGCCCTACGAGAGTCTCCCGGTTGCGGATAAGTGCTGCAAGGGATGCGAGCAGCCACACCAAAAAGGCCGATCGCATCGGGCCATGTGGGTTAGCATCTCTCCGCTTTCCCCCAAAGCATTCGAGAAAATGCACGGGAACATCAACCTCCGTACTCAGTGTAGGTAGCTCGGGATTTGATCGTAAGCGATGCTGGCGCCCACCTATAGATCTACCAATCGTTCATTGGAGCAGACCCAGAGACAGTGTGGCTGGTGAAGATCGGAGCCAGTTGACCGCACTTATAAGCTTACGGTAGTACAGCTAGCAAGCTAgtaggagagggaaagaaagactaAACGGGCTGAAAAGACACGCGTTAAGTATACGCTTGACATACTGAAATTTTTCTTTGGAGCCCTCCCTTACTTCTCGAGCCTTCTTGGAAACGCGTCCCCTTGGTTCCCAAATTTAGCACCAGGCACCGCACTCATACCGTAGCAGCGAAGTGAATAAATACATCGATACAGACAGAGCAGAGTAGATATTCGAAGGGCAGAGACACAGAAGCGAGAAGTGAAAGACTACTCGTGACGTCACAGTGATGCGTCGCGgacaatcaatcagtcgATCTTATTACACTGCTTTTTCCCTACTAAAAGCAGTGTAGTACTCTGTAGCAGCAAGTATTTACTTCTACTAggcaagtactagtagtcttTTGCACTTTGCACTAAGTCGCAATGGAGGGTGGGCAAATACCCACACAAAGTCCACAGTCCACCCCCAtaaggcagaagaagcttaagcttgctttttcctccaAGGCTGCTGATGAGTAAAATGTATTTCCGCGTTActttaaaaagaaaaaaaaaaaaaaaaaaggaatgtTTTCCTTTGATATCAGGCCATGGGAAGGGATccgctttctctttcttttttggtcTTTCATCAATTAGATTTCGGGTATGCTATTGTTGATGGGATCAACTTGTTGAGCGCCCGTTAAAAAGTCAAGCTACCAGCACCCttagggatgggatgatctagactatctatctatctatctatctatctataggtacggagtagtagcaCCAATTCTCCTGACGTGGATGAATCACATGTTCCGGTTATAATGATTCCATGGCTCTCGAGTCCcattgcttcttctctctcactcGCGCgtgcaagcaagcaagcaacttCAGTAACAATCTGAATGAATCCATTAGCTAAGAACACTACAGCTGGCTCAGCCCGATGACTCGTTAGAAGGGCTGAAGTAGGGAGTCGTAGGGATGATCCGCGCAACATCCAGGCTCGTAGCGCCGATCGTGAGTGGATGGCGGGCCAGATCTTTGAGCTGGCGCGTCCGCCCTTGACTTCATCGCTCGGCACGATGATGATCTCATCGTCGTACAAACTCAAtcctcctttctttccacaccctatgcTGTTTATCTCGACTAAATCTTTTTTCAGGAACCAGACACAAACCCGGACTTCACCTTTgcctgttctgttctgttcgtCACCAACGACACCATGACGTCAAACAGGTGCGCTGGCCCAAACTGGCAGGCACCACCCGCGCCATTACGCTCCTGCCCTTTCGCTGCATGCGTCCAGTTGTATTTAAATCCGTAGAAaacttcttcgtcgtcgtagtagttccttccttcccttgaTCCACTCGTCGTTTTGATTGATACCACGATTTTTTTCGGCATacattcttcctccctcccccccttcctactactagttacactactacatacactTTACTACCCTTGTCAACCTAATACCCCATCCGTCCTCGGCGTCCT
This genomic window contains:
- a CDS encoding Zn(II)2Cys6 transcription factor (COG:K;~EggNog:ENOG410PHSZ;~InterPro:IPR036864,IPR007219,IPR001138;~PFAM:PF00172,PF04082;~go_function: GO:0000981 - DNA-binding transcription factor activity, RNA polymerase II-specific [Evidence IEA];~go_function: GO:0003677 - DNA binding [Evidence IEA];~go_function: GO:0008270 - zinc ion binding [Evidence IEA];~go_process: GO:0006351 - transcription, DNA-templated [Evidence IEA];~go_process: GO:0006355 - regulation of transcription, DNA-templated [Evidence IEA]); its protein translation is MSGTSFLDRPLLKVSRPVAACSRCRTAKIKCDGKLPACSACERVGKASTCSGASDEFARGKERSYVASLEGYCERLEKKIADLRRLKTSLSVDERGVAHQSSITSISSAGAVAQEGGKEVTDIDDLVGDFGFLSVNATSRDFHGITSNTSFANLLLSLSQAESIPRLPAQSLPPRNEILNLLQHYFDNIYIQLPFFVETSFWTSVDAVYQAGGRFAKPFDKWILHMVLATASASLSLKIGDTSHRRALSHISMAMNQAEDVIRPGTIAGIQSILLLAQYSLFDPQHFRSWYLVGMAVRVAVDLGLHQDPPLDVQSASEQLDLRRRVFHCVYCLDRGISTAFERTFSFSDESVDVALPSSATSLGASLTEKSHIFLRSSEPAWHIVKIRQILSEGYQRKYFHEHETSLQAPASTWALCSKAYEWFGKFPSNVPNHFPILYRLELSYTIVVILSASDEPTALCDYSRIVLFHCCMQYINELYEVLKNPTWLPLMTFLDIQRTYQVGRRFIRDVTENQDLLLDPSIPALPSIPPETPEQLILSGEDCMSFYARASECLLQINNLLQYGASKWGATGIFGEFQQMSEPARSRLLHASNPYLAGSTAYMAGYSTMVPAGTGYLGFDIG